In Nitrospira sp., one genomic interval encodes:
- the argB gene encoding acetylglutamate kinase — protein sequence MNKLIKKADVLIEALPYIRTFKGKTVVIKYGGHAMTNASLKERFAQNVVLLKYVGLNPVIVHGGGPQIDQMLDRLGMEAKFRHGVRVTDAATMEIVEMVLAGRINMEIVDLLNRHGGQAVGLSGKDGGLMLTKPLTAKAWAESIEKDIDPHESDADFGFVGDVKSIDPTLLLKLQEDNYIPIIAPIGTDREGNTYNINADLVAGAIAAALKAEKLVMLTDVKGIRDANGRHLSTVSRKDVQRMVKRGTISEGMLPKVHACLDALAGGVGKAHIIDGRVPHAILLEIFTHKGIGTEIVA from the coding sequence ATGAATAAACTCATCAAGAAGGCCGACGTGCTCATCGAAGCCCTGCCCTACATCCGCACCTTCAAGGGCAAGACGGTGGTGATCAAGTACGGCGGGCATGCGATGACCAATGCCTCGCTCAAGGAGCGGTTCGCGCAAAACGTGGTCCTCTTGAAGTATGTGGGGCTCAATCCGGTCATCGTGCACGGCGGCGGCCCCCAAATCGATCAGATGTTGGATCGTTTGGGGATGGAAGCGAAATTCCGTCATGGGGTGCGGGTGACCGATGCCGCAACGATGGAAATCGTCGAGATGGTGCTGGCCGGGCGCATCAACATGGAAATCGTGGATCTCTTGAATCGGCATGGCGGCCAGGCGGTGGGGTTGAGCGGCAAGGACGGAGGGTTGATGTTGACGAAGCCCCTAACCGCCAAGGCTTGGGCCGAAAGCATCGAAAAGGACATCGATCCTCACGAGTCGGATGCAGATTTCGGGTTCGTCGGGGACGTGAAGTCGATCGACCCGACGCTCCTGTTGAAACTTCAGGAAGACAACTACATCCCGATCATCGCGCCCATCGGCACCGATCGGGAAGGGAACACTTACAACATCAATGCCGATCTGGTGGCCGGCGCGATTGCTGCGGCGCTAAAAGCCGAAAAATTGGTCATGCTGACCGATGTGAAGGGAATCCGTGATGCGAACGGCCGACACCTCTCCACCGTCTCGCGCAAGGACGTGCAACGGATGGTCAAGCGGGGAACCATCAGCGAAGGCATGCTCCCGAAAGTGCATGCCTGCCTGGATGCCCTCGCCGGCGGGGTGGGAAAGGCGCATATCATCGACGGCCGGGTCCCCCACGCCATCTTGCTGGAGATCTTCACTCACAAGGGGATCGGCACGGAGATTGTTGCGTAG
- a CDS encoding gamma carbonic anhydrase family protein, with protein MIRTFQGVKPTIPDSCFIEETAVIIGDVVMGEESSAWFHAVIRGDVHYIRIGHRTNIQDLCMLHVTHDTHPLIIGDDVTVGHNVVLHGCTVRDRVLIGMGSIIMDGAVIGEDSVVGAGALVTEGTIVPPKSLILGSPAKVKRPVTEQELAWIRESAQNYIRYSRQYLSGPDRSRPGFWV; from the coding sequence ATGATTCGCACGTTCCAGGGCGTCAAACCGACCATCCCGGACTCTTGCTTCATCGAAGAAACAGCCGTCATCATCGGCGATGTCGTCATGGGCGAGGAGTCCAGTGCCTGGTTCCACGCCGTCATCCGCGGCGACGTCCACTACATCCGCATCGGGCATCGCACCAACATCCAAGACCTCTGCATGTTGCACGTGACCCACGACACACACCCCCTCATCATTGGGGATGATGTGACCGTCGGGCACAACGTGGTCCTGCACGGTTGCACGGTTCGTGATCGCGTGTTGATCGGCATGGGATCGATCATCATGGATGGAGCCGTCATCGGGGAAGACTCGGTGGTCGGCGCCGGCGCGCTGGTCACGGAAGGAACGATCGTGCCTCCCAAGAGTCTCATCCTCGGCTCCCCCGCCAAGGTTAAACGGCCGGTCACCGAGCAGGAATTGGCCTGGATCAGGGAGTCGGCTCAGAATTACATACGTTATTCACGCCAATATCTATCCGGCCCTGACCGGTCTCGCCCAGGATTTTGGGTCTAA
- a CDS encoding M20/M25/M40 family metallo-hydrolase, which translates to MVGERHPVTAPNHLLAVRQYLVAHFQAMGYRVTKQPFTSPEGTAHNVIATTASSGSGARPPLLIGAHYDTVPGSPGADDNASALAVLLEAADALRTVAPERPIQFVAFSHEEQGLLGSTAYAATLRARNNTLAGAIILECVGYARSEEGTQRTPPGVPVAVPTVGNFLAVVGNHASQSLTLEVERAMKDYVPVVPLVVPGNGEALPDTRRSDHAALWDQGFPAVMLTDTANFRNPHYHQPSDRLDTLNVEFMEQVVRGVVAAARRWRGD; encoded by the coding sequence ATGGTCGGCGAGCGCCATCCCGTGACCGCGCCGAACCACCTCTTGGCCGTCCGGCAGTATCTCGTCGCCCATTTTCAGGCGATGGGCTACCGAGTGACGAAACAGCCCTTCACGTCGCCCGAGGGAACCGCACATAACGTGATCGCCACGACCGCCTCCTCTGGGTCGGGGGCACGCCCACCCTTGCTGATCGGCGCCCATTACGATACGGTGCCCGGCTCTCCGGGGGCCGATGACAATGCCAGCGCGTTGGCCGTGCTCCTGGAGGCTGCCGATGCGCTACGGACCGTAGCGCCCGAACGACCCATCCAGTTCGTGGCTTTCTCCCATGAGGAGCAGGGGTTGTTGGGAAGCACGGCCTATGCGGCGACCTTGCGAGCCCGCAATAACACGCTGGCGGGGGCGATTATCTTGGAATGTGTCGGATATGCGCGGTCGGAAGAGGGAACGCAACGGACCCCTCCCGGTGTGCCGGTGGCGGTGCCGACGGTCGGCAATTTTCTGGCCGTCGTCGGCAACCATGCCTCCCAGAGTTTGACGTTGGAGGTGGAACGGGCCATGAAGGACTATGTGCCGGTTGTGCCGTTGGTGGTTCCGGGGAACGGTGAAGCCCTGCCCGATACGAGACGGAGCGACCATGCGGCGTTGTGGGACCAGGGATTTCCCGCCGTGATGTTGACCGACACGGCGAACTTCAGAAACCCCCACTACCATCAGCCGAGCGACAGGTTGGATACGTTGAATGTGGAGTTTATGGAGCAGGTCGTGCGGGGTGTGGTGGCAGCGGCCCGCCGGTGGAGAGGGGATTGA